A region of the Methanobrevibacter ruminantium M1 genome:
TGGAAAGTCCAACATAGGAAGTTGTGAATCTAGAATTGATTTCAATCAAATAGACATCATCTGCTATAATCAAATCAACACCTACACATCCTTTTATTCCAGGGATTGATTCACAAGCCTTTTTAGCAACTTCAAAAGCTTTTTCTTTCATTTCATGCTCATATGGAACATATCCTCCAAGATATTTTCCTCCATTCTCATCGATTTCAACAATCTGTTTATTAAGACTGATTGGAATGGCGTTCTTGCCATCGCTTATTAAAGTGACACTGCAAACATCCCCTGGGATGAACTCCTGCACAATGAATCTGGAACCTTCAGGATAGATTTCTTCAAGCTCGTCAATATCCCTTTTTGATGAGATGATCTTTAGGCTTTCACAGTCCACTCCAAAGCGTGGCTTTGCAATAAGCTTGTACTTTTTAACCTCATCCCTATCTGAATTATCCAATACTGGAATGTCCTTAGGCTTTTGCATGATTGGAACTGCACCATTATCGCTTCCATCCCCATAGTCTCCATTGATCTTATCAAAGAAGATTTGGATAGCCCTTTTCCAATATGTCTTTTTATTTAGAAGAATATTATAGGTCATTGGCTGATTTACACGGTTGATTAAATAATCAAAGGTTTCATACTTGTCAGAACATAATTTGACTGCATATGAGTCAGAGCCATAAACCTTTACAGCCTTGTTTTCCAATAGCTTTGTAAGATTGTAGAGGTTCATGTCGTTTTCAGCTGCAATGAACATTGCCCTATCAAATATATAAGCATTTTCCTCAAGCCATTCCTCTAGATTATCTATTGTTATTGTTTTTACATCGAAATCAAAGTCATCGAATATGTTTTTGAATGGCTCTGCAATTAGAACATAAGTGTCTTCATCTTTTAAATCATTTACAAGTGATCTTATAAGCTCTACAGCTTCTGAAACTATTGACAAGTCTTCTATACCAGAGGCTGTGAATAATTCGAATACTAATATAGAATCATCTGTTACATCTTTTAAATCCATTTTATTACCTTTCTTTCTTTTAAAATTTTTTAACTTAAACTTTTAAAGTTTAAACTTTTCAGACTTTTTAAACTTTTAAAACTGATTAAATTCTTGAATAATTATTTAAACTTTTAAAACTGATTAAATTCTTGAATAATTATTTAAACTTTTAAAACTGATTAAATTCTTGAATAATTATTTAAACTTTTAAAACTGATTAAATTCTTGAATAATTATTTAAACTTTTAAAACTGATTAAATTCTTGAATAATTAACTATAATCTTCATAAATGATGGTTAATCCATTTAAATTAAGCTCATCATATGGGTATTTAATATCTTCCCCTTGGAATGCTATTTTTATTAATGAATTATTTTTTTCTTCAAAGTCCACAACAGTTATGTCCTCATCAACTGCTTTCATATGGCGAGTGAAACTTGCCATAACCTCATCTGGAGCCACCATCTTAAGGGTGTCATTCTTATCTGATTCCTCTATTATCTTTATCATCAGTTCTGCAGCATTTCCCATTCCATAAGGGTTTTTAGCAGATTTCATCCTATTTGCAAAGTCCTCATCATCTAAGATCTTTCTTGCATTTTCAAGTATCACTTCCTTATCGGAACCTACAAGGATGTTCCCTCCGGCAGTTACTGTTTCAGGACGCTCTGTATTGTATCTGAGGGTCAGTGCAGGAACATCAAGGGTGATTGCCTCCTCCTGAAGTCCGCCGGAATCTGTTAGGATGATTGTAGACTTGGATATGAGAAGCAAAAAGTCCAAATAGCCTACAGGCTTGATTATATGAACATGAGGGAGATCGTTTAATCTGTCAAAGAGATTGAAGTTCTCCATTGTCTTTTTAGTTCTAGGATGTATTGGGAAGATAATGTTCATGTCGCTTAATTCCTCAAGAGCTTCAATTATATTGGTTAGGCGTTCCTTATCGTCAACGGTTTCAGCCCTATGCATTGTTAGGGTGAGGATATTATCCATATTGTCAATATCCAATTCCTGAAGGCCTTCATCATATTGGTCTTTATCTCTAGACTTGGATATTTCTAGGTTCCTGAAGCAAGCATCCACTACAGTATTACCGGTTATGAAGATTCTTTTTCTGGAAATCCCTTCCATAGCAAGGTTGATTGCTGATTCTTCTGTTGGAACAAAGTATAATTTGGAGCAGATGTCTGCTGCAAGGCGGTTGATCTCTTCAGGCATAGTCTCATCAAATGATCTTAAGCCTGCTTCCACATGACCTACTGGAATGTGCAATTTGCTTGCGACAAGTGCGCCTGCAAGCACTGCATTTGTATCTCCTTGAACAAGCAATATATCTGGCTTTTCATCAAGAAGAACCTCTTCTATTCCTTCCATCATCTTGCCTGTCTGAGCTCCATGAGAGCCGGAGCCTACATGAATGTTATAATTTGGGGTAGGTAGTTTCAAGTCAATGAAGAAGTTTTCAGACATTTCCTTATCATAATGCTGGCCTGTGTGGATTAATAACAATTCATGACCTCTGTTTTCAATTTCATCCATAACAGAAGCCATCTTGATTATTTCCGGCCTTGTTCCAAGTACAATAGCTATTTTCATTTTAATACATCCTTTTGTTAGTTGAAAATTATAAAATAAATATGAATCCTATAATTTATATTAATTAAAGATATATTTTTTAAATAATATATATTTTAAGTAAATTTTAAAAAATCGTTTTAATAAAAAATAGTTTTATATTTTTAGTAAATTATTAAAGATGTCTTATGAAAGAAGTTTTAATTTTTTTATAAATTTTTAAAGAATGTCTAATGAAAGAACTTTTATATTTTTAGTAAATTTTTAAAGAATGTCTAATGAAAAAAGTTTTATATTGATAAATAAATATTTAATATTATGTTTGAATTTACAAAAAACGAATTAAGAGATTTAGTGATTGCATTTATCGTGCTTTCAATTGCTTTTGCAATAGCAAATGTCAAATTCGATTTGCATGCATTCATTTCAATTCTACCTATTGTAATGTTTGGAGTAGGAGTGGGATTCCTATTGCATGAGCTTGGACACAAATATGTGGCAAATAAATACGGTTACAAAGCGGAATTTAAATTATGGCCTATAGGATTATTAATTGCACTTATTACATCACTTATAGGATGGGTATTTGCACTGCCTGGTGAAGCCAAGATTACAGCAGAGAATATTGATGAAGAGACCACTGGAAAGATTGCAATCGCTGGACCGATGGCTAATATAGGGCTTGGATTGCTATTTATAGTAATAGCAGCTATAACATATCCATTAAAAAGCTCATTTACACTTTTTGAATTAATTTACCTAGTCAGCACTGTTGGCTTCTCTGTAAACGCATTTTTAGCTACATTTAACATATTGCCTTTCTATACATTGGATGGAACTAAAGTGATGAAGTGGAGTGTTAAAGCATTTATTGTTGCATTCGCAATAGCTGCAATCATGATGTTATCATCTATGTTTATAGGGGCTGAAAATATGATTTTAATGCTTATAGGAAGTTAATGGCTAAATTGAGGATAAGATGAACCAAGAACTAATAATAAACAATAAGGAATATAGAAAGACAGAGCCCTTAGAATCTTTGAATATGTTTAAAGGACAATTATATGAAACCATTGTCACCACCCAAAGCAATGAGCATATTAAAAATGCAGCCCCTATTGGAGTTATCTGTAAAGATTCAAATCATATAGTCATTCATTTGGACAATTGCGTCCATACACACAGAAACATTATAGAAAATGGAGAATTGATTGTAAACATTACAAAAGATCCACTTATTTTTACATATTCAACCATTGGAGAGTTGGATGATGAATATTTTGATGAATTCAATGGCTTCCCTTTAATTAAGGATTCTCTTGGATTTTTCAAGGCCCATGTAATAAAGAAAATAAACAAGAAAAGAGAAAATGACTTCAATGATGGAATCGGCCATGTAGTCACCTGTGAAGTGGAGGACATTTTTATTAGGGAGTATAATGAGATTGTTCCTCTGAATAGGGCTATGAATGCAGTTATTGAAAGCCTTGTCTATTATTGCAGATTTGATGCAAAGTACAAGCATATGCAAAAAGAGATTTGGACCCATATGAAAGAGCTGAATAGAGTTGCTCAAAAGGTGGGCAATGAGAAAGAAAAGAAATCAATGAAGGCCATCCTAGATAAAATGAGAGAAAATCATGATTATTTGGACTAATGATCTAATAATAAGAAGAATAAGATAAAATAGAAAAATATAAATTAAAAAAATAGAGAAAATAAAAAAATAATGATTTAAAAATATAAGAAAAAATTTAAAAAGAATAGAATAATAATTTAAATTACTTTTTAACAACACCTAATATGCTTGCATCAATGACAGAGTCAAAATCAACCTTATCCAACCAACCTGCCTTAGCAAACATGTCCATAAAGCATACACCAACGATCTTACCATCTTCTTTTAAGACATCACCAATCAATGCATTCAAGTCATCAAAGGCCACTTCATATTTAGGCATTGTAAGGCCTCCTAACAAGACAACAACATCAGCATCACGAGGATTTGAAACTTCATCCTTTAGAACCATGCCGTATGGCTTAAACTCAAACTGATGAGCGTCATCAATGTCAAGCAAGGGAATGAAATGATTTTCCTTATTTCTTACAGCATAGGACAATAGCTCTGCAAATGGGGTGCAAACACCAGGAGAGCCTATAAAAGTGATTTTATCTGCTCCTTCAACTTCATTTTTAAAGCTTACCAATTGTCCGTTAATTCCTTTAAATTCAGATACATCTTCCATTTAATCACGTCCTAATCATTGTTTAAAAAAATAAAGAATAATAAATTGCTTTAAATAATTAATTCATTTTACTTATCTTAAAAAGAATTAAAAATTATCAACATCTTTGACTATCTGGCCATCTTTGATTGTAATCATCCTATCAGCCATTCTAGCAACTTCCATATCGTGAGTAACAACTATCAAGGTAACATTATAAACATCATGCATTGCCCTTAAGAGATTTAAAACCATAGAACCTGTTTTTGTATCAAGGGAACCTGTTGGCTCATCAGCTAAAATGATTGATGGCTTATTTACAAGTGCACGTGCAATAGCCACCCTTTGACGCTCTCCTCCGGAAAGCTTATTAGGCTTTTGCTTTTTCTTATCAGACAATCCTACTGCATCAATCATCTCATTTGCTCTCTTTTTCATTTCCTTTTCAGGAAGTCCTGTTCCTACCAATGGAATCTGTACATTATCCCATACAGAGAGATTTGGAATCAGATTATGAAGTTGGAAAACAAAACCGATTGTTTCTCTTCTGAAATCACTTAAATCCTTTTCCTTTCCAATGTTTAATCCATCAATGAATATTTCCCCGCTTGTAGGAACATCCAATGCCCCTAGCATGTTTAAAAGAGTTGATTTACCTGAACCTGAAGGACCTATAATTGATACGAATTCCCCTTCATAGATGTCTAGGTTTACCTTGTTTAAAGCGATAACCTTTCCCTTATCATACTCCTTTACAATGTCAAACAGGCTAATTAGAGGTTCTTCATATTCATAATCTTCTGATTCATCATATTCTACATCATAATCATTTCTAGAGCCCTCATAGGTGTCATTATAAATGTATTCAGAATCATCATAAGCATTATCTTCAAAGATCTTATCCTTATCTGCCATAATATCACCTATTCATACCTCAATGCTTCTGTAGGAGCTAATTTACTTGCCTTATAAGCAGGATAAATTCCTCCAATCAATCCAACAACAATGGTTATTCCAAATGCCATGATGAAAGTGCTTGGACTGTATCCCAAAGCAAAATCTGTATCTCCCATCAGCCTGACACCGACCTCTGCAATGAGAATACCGAATGCTGAGCCTACAATACCTGAAAGGATTGTTAAAACCAAGGTTTCTCCAATAATCATCTTTAGAATCTTTCTGCTTTTCCATCCTACAGACTTTAAAACACCTATTTCCTTAGTTCTCTCATAAACAGACATGACCATTGTATTTACGATTCCTATTGCACCTACAATAATTGCAAGAGCGGAAACAGCAACGGAAACAGCATCAAGAATACCGATAACATTATCCAGCATCTGAGACATCTCTTCGCTGGTTATTGTTGTCAGATTCTCATATTTATCCTCTATCGCATCTGCCACAACAGTGTCGTTTACTCCTTCATCTGTCTTGACTATAACCTGATTTACCTTTCCTTCAGCACCTGTTACCTCATCCAAGGTTTCTAAGGAAACATAAACTCCACTATCTGCAAGGACTCCACCGGTTTCAAAAACCCCTACAATTTCAAATTCCTCTCCTAAAGCGGAAATATTATCTCCAATAGACATATTATTCATTTGAGCATATTGCTTGCCAATTATGGCCTGCTTAGTGCCTTCTTCAAAAAAGCTTCCATTTATGTCTTTTATTCCTTCAAGGTCAAGGTCTGCCCGATTTATTCCATAAAGCCTTGTAGAGGATTCCATAGAAGACATATCGTTCGATGAGGCCATATCAACAAAGTTTTGATCTGTGGCAGACAAAATCCCCGCAGTCCGTGAAACATTAGTTATGTTCTTTAACTCATCCACCAGACTGGAATCAATAGTCCCTGCACCAATTGAGGTTATATTGGTTACAGTTATCTCTGCAGCACCTTCGTTCATTGTTGTTTGAACGGACTGTTCCATACCTGTTGTAATAAGGCCCAAAGCAACTATGGTGGCAATTCCGATTGCAATTCCTACAATGGATAGGAAGCTTCTAGTCTTATTCCTAAATGGATTTTTTATGATTAAGCTTATAAATCTCATAGTTCACCTATTTTTATAAATACCCTTAAATATTACCTTAAATAATTAAAATAAATGATTATAAATTAAATTTAATCGTTTAGCAACTCAAAATCATTACAAATTAGATCAAATCGTCTAAGCAATTCAAAATCATTACAAATTAAATTAAATTAAATCGTCTAAGCAGTTCAACATAGACTCAGTTATCGAATATGTCTTCTGCAATTCAAACAAATTATCAATCAAATATCTCCTAAACCTTTCGCATGCATAGTCATCATATCTGAATCTTATCCCCTCATATTCTATATCCATAAGAATAAGATTCTCTGCATCAACCACCTTGATATAAGCCCTTGGCTCGCCTTCTTCTGGATTTAGGAGTCTTTCCACATCATCTAGAGTGAGCTTGCCATAATTTACATCCAAGAATATTCTCATCATCTTTCGAACCATGTTCCATAAGAAGCTTTCTCCATAGATATCAACAAAGATAGGGCTGTAGCTTTTGTTTAGATGAGCAAAATCACTTTTTTTGTTCTTGTCTTCTTCATCAATGATTGGCTTGGTGATTCTTATATCTTCAATGGTTCTAACAGTGGTCTTCTGCTTTCTTTTTGTGAAATTGGTAAAGTCATGGGTCCCCTTAAAGACTTCTGCTGTTTTCCTTAGAAGATCAATATCCAAGTCCTCTTCAAAGAGAATATATCTATACCAGCGCCTCTTTGCAAATCTTGGCTTGAATCCAAATCGAACTGGAGCCCAAGCGATTATTTGAATATCATCTGGCAGGCTATTATTTATCTGATTGACACGAACTTCCTTTTCGCTTTGAAAGCTTATCACATTTCCCAAGCTATGGACACCTGCATCGGTTCTTCCAGCTATCCTAAATCGGGAAGCCTTTAAATCATCTATATATTCCAGTTTCCTAAGATGATAAATTAATTCCTCTTCTACAGTCCTTACATCCGGCTGTCTTTGAAATCCATGAAAATGGGTGCCGATATAAGCAATCTTTAAAGCAGTTCGTTTCATAATAATCACAAAAAATATATCTAAATATAATTTTATCTTTATAAATTTAAATATTTAGCTATAAACTTCTATTCTATAAAAATTTGAATTGTTAAATCGTTCAAGTATTAAGCAATTCATTGAAAATTATATAAGATTTATTTATAATGATATCAAAATAATTAACTATGAGAAAAGAGAAAGAATCAAAAGAATCCATTAGCATTTATGATAATTATAAAATAGATATGGAACTTAAACACACTGACAAGCAGTATTATTTTATCTTTTATAAAAGAAGGCTTTTTCTAATAAATAACAAAATTCCGTTAGTTAAAGACTTAATATCACTTAATATTAATGATTCTGATGTGAAAAACTCCATTTACATTGGACAATTCCATTCTAAGGACTGCTTTGCAGTTGAATTGGATGAAGAATTTGACTGTGAACATTATATTAAAGCCAATGATGATTCCCAATTCATTGAATTGTATTTTGTTTTTGATATTG
Encoded here:
- a CDS encoding DUF447 domain-containing protein, producing the protein MNQELIINNKEYRKTEPLESLNMFKGQLYETIVTTQSNEHIKNAAPIGVICKDSNHIVIHLDNCVHTHRNIIENGELIVNITKDPLIFTYSTIGELDDEYFDEFNGFPLIKDSLGFFKAHVIKKINKKRENDFNDGIGHVVTCEVEDIFIREYNEIVPLNRAMNAVIESLVYYCRFDAKYKHMQKEIWTHMKELNRVAQKVGNEKEKKSMKAILDKMRENHDYLD
- a CDS encoding DUF2124 domain-containing protein codes for the protein MEDVSEFKGINGQLVSFKNEVEGADKITFIGSPGVCTPFAELLSYAVRNKENHFIPLLDIDDAHQFEFKPYGMVLKDEVSNPRDADVVVLLGGLTMPKYEVAFDDLNALIGDVLKEDGKIVGVCFMDMFAKAGWLDKVDFDSVIDASILGVVKK
- the truA gene encoding tRNA pseudouridine(38-40) synthase TruA; the protein is MKRTALKIAYIGTHFHGFQRQPDVRTVEEELIYHLRKLEYIDDLKASRFRIAGRTDAGVHSLGNVISFQSEKEVRVNQINNSLPDDIQIIAWAPVRFGFKPRFAKRRWYRYILFEEDLDIDLLRKTAEVFKGTHDFTNFTKRKQKTTVRTIEDIRITKPIIDEEDKNKKSDFAHLNKSYSPIFVDIYGESFLWNMVRKMMRIFLDVNYGKLTLDDVERLLNPEEGEPRAYIKVVDAENLILMDIEYEGIRFRYDDYACERFRRYLIDNLFELQKTYSITESMLNCLDDLI
- a CDS encoding ATP-grasp domain-containing protein, whose protein sequence is MDLKDVTDDSILVFELFTASGIEDLSIVSEAVELIRSLVNDLKDEDTYVLIAEPFKNIFDDFDFDVKTITIDNLEEWLEENAYIFDRAMFIAAENDMNLYNLTKLLENKAVKVYGSDSYAVKLCSDKYETFDYLINRVNQPMTYNILLNKKTYWKRAIQIFFDKINGDYGDGSDNGAVPIMQKPKDIPVLDNSDRDEVKKYKLIAKPRFGVDCESLKIISSKRDIDELEEIYPEGSRFIVQEFIPGDVCSVTLISDGKNAIPISLNKQIVEIDENGGKYLGGYVPYEHEMKEKAFEVAKKACESIPGIKGCVGVDLIIADDVYLIEINSRFTTSYVGLSKVANINIGKTIVDLIDKKISIEELGEIEYKDKVSFYKDENGILDIKIGE
- a CDS encoding ABC transporter permease → MRFISLIIKNPFRNKTRSFLSIVGIAIGIATIVALGLITTGMEQSVQTTMNEGAAEITVTNITSIGAGTIDSSLVDELKNITNVSRTAGILSATDQNFVDMASSNDMSSMESSTRLYGINRADLDLEGIKDINGSFFEEGTKQAIIGKQYAQMNNMSIGDNISALGEEFEIVGVFETGGVLADSGVYVSLETLDEVTGAEGKVNQVIVKTDEGVNDTVVADAIEDKYENLTTITSEEMSQMLDNVIGILDAVSVAVSALAIIVGAIGIVNTMVMSVYERTKEIGVLKSVGWKSRKILKMIIGETLVLTILSGIVGSAFGILIAEVGVRLMGDTDFALGYSPSTFIMAFGITIVVGLIGGIYPAYKASKLAPTEALRYE
- a CDS encoding site-2 protease family protein, with amino-acid sequence MFEFTKNELRDLVIAFIVLSIAFAIANVKFDLHAFISILPIVMFGVGVGFLLHELGHKYVANKYGYKAEFKLWPIGLLIALITSLIGWVFALPGEAKITAENIDEETTGKIAIAGPMANIGLGLLFIVIAAITYPLKSSFTLFELIYLVSTVGFSVNAFLATFNILPFYTLDGTKVMKWSVKAFIVAFAIAAIMMLSSMFIGAENMILMLIGS
- a CDS encoding ABC transporter ATP-binding protein, which produces MADKDKIFEDNAYDDSEYIYNDTYEGSRNDYDVEYDESEDYEYEEPLISLFDIVKEYDKGKVIALNKVNLDIYEGEFVSIIGPSGSGKSTLLNMLGALDVPTSGEIFIDGLNIGKEKDLSDFRRETIGFVFQLHNLIPNLSVWDNVQIPLVGTGLPEKEMKKRANEMIDAVGLSDKKKQKPNKLSGGERQRVAIARALVNKPSIILADEPTGSLDTKTGSMVLNLLRAMHDVYNVTLIVVTHDMEVARMADRMITIKDGQIVKDVDNF
- the wecB gene encoding non-hydrolyzing UDP-N-acetylglucosamine 2-epimerase, with translation MKIAIVLGTRPEIIKMASVMDEIENRGHELLLIHTGQHYDKEMSENFFIDLKLPTPNYNIHVGSGSHGAQTGKMMEGIEEVLLDEKPDILLVQGDTNAVLAGALVASKLHIPVGHVEAGLRSFDETMPEEINRLAADICSKLYFVPTEESAINLAMEGISRKRIFITGNTVVDACFRNLEISKSRDKDQYDEGLQELDIDNMDNILTLTMHRAETVDDKERLTNIIEALEELSDMNIIFPIHPRTKKTMENFNLFDRLNDLPHVHIIKPVGYLDFLLLISKSTIILTDSGGLQEEAITLDVPALTLRYNTERPETVTAGGNILVGSDKEVILENARKILDDEDFANRMKSAKNPYGMGNAAELMIKIIEESDKNDTLKMVAPDEVMASFTRHMKAVDEDITVVDFEEKNNSLIKIAFQGEDIKYPYDELNLNGLTIIYEDYS